One genomic segment of Cyanobacterium stanieri LEGE 03274 includes these proteins:
- a CDS encoding ABC transporter substrate-binding protein, whose protein sequence is MKNQITKLLLLSLSLITITACNNSENITLQENQQESINTELETVNQPQKIVALTSLTADIIYQLNPEKLVGIPGSSLTRNDPRFADYPTVSEGNTPPDLEKIVALEPDLVIGAEGFSDQTLAKLEEVGIKTISTNVDSLESLTTLTQNIASIMGENAQPLLQNYQRWIPPQINADTSALVLVSRQPILAPNKNSWAGDLLNQFQFNNVVADLQGSSQFGGYVTLSPEKILATNPDIIILVDPGQQGIEEQMKAESFWGDLRAVKEDKVYVFDYYGLVNPGNTVKVEETVNKLSALMEE, encoded by the coding sequence ATGAAAAATCAAATCACAAAATTACTACTATTATCCCTTTCTTTAATAACCATTACCGCCTGTAATAATTCCGAAAATATTACCTTGCAAGAGAATCAACAAGAAAGTATCAATACCGAATTAGAAACAGTTAATCAACCCCAAAAAATTGTTGCCCTAACCTCCCTCACTGCAGACATTATCTATCAACTAAACCCTGAAAAATTAGTAGGAATTCCAGGTAGTAGCCTAACCAGAAATGACCCCCGATTTGCAGATTATCCCACCGTCAGCGAAGGAAATACCCCCCCAGACTTAGAAAAAATAGTCGCCCTTGAGCCAGATTTGGTCATTGGTGCAGAGGGTTTTAGTGATCAAACCTTAGCAAAACTTGAAGAAGTGGGCATCAAAACCATTTCTACTAACGTCGATAGTTTAGAATCCTTAACCACATTAACTCAAAATATCGCCTCTATCATGGGGGAAAATGCTCAACCCCTATTACAAAATTATCAACGATGGATACCTCCTCAGATAAATGCTGATACTTCTGCTTTGGTTTTGGTAAGCCGTCAACCTATTCTCGCTCCTAATAAAAATAGTTGGGCAGGGGATTTATTAAATCAATTTCAATTTAATAATGTGGTAGCGGATTTACAGGGTAGCTCACAATTTGGAGGTTATGTAACCTTATCTCCTGAGAAAATTTTGGCAACTAATCCCGACATTATCATTTTAGTAGATCCAGGACAACAGGGCATAGAAGAACAAATGAAAGCAGAGTCTTTTTGGGGAGATTTACGGGCAGTAAAAGAAGATAAGGTTTATGTATTTGATTATTATGGGTTGGTGAATCCGGGTAATACGGTTAAGGTTGAGGAAACGGTTAATAAACTATCGGCTTTAATGGAAGAATAG